The following proteins are co-located in the Syngnathus scovelli strain Florida chromosome 5, RoL_Ssco_1.2, whole genome shotgun sequence genome:
- the LOC125969616 gene encoding beta-1,3-galactosyltransferase 5-like, which translates to MEGQKRIPSMNGLKRTLLCRDRLNLHKKTWFKYPLLLCVTLLVCYISKEKSLLHQHYHRLVNEPNQVKAPSYRVHPKQRDKLDSKIPRTTFVHYTAGTQYHQAYPKNYHFIIDVGDVCESSSPFLVLMVPVEPNNVAARDAIRSTWGKKKIVQGKKVLTLFMLGLTEGPDVWQESELHGDLIQSNFRDSYFNLTIKTMVIMEWLATRCPRATYGMKIDSDMFLNVDNLVLMLQKPSIPQNNYLTGWLMRNRQVVRSKSSKWYVSEEIYPYPKFPLYILGTGYVFSGDLPRKLVEISRSIKPFKIEDAYVGTCMKKLGIAITSPPDPSQFRTRSNKFDRCMYSKTITSVLASPEQLLSFWMKLKMTPGLPC; encoded by the exons ATGGAGGGGCAGAAAAGAATTCCAAGTATGAATGGACTGAAAAG AACATTGCTTTGCCGAGATCGCCTGAATCTTCATAAAAAAACCTGGTTCAAGTACCCGTTACTGCTGTGTGTTACACTATTGGTCTGTTACATTTCGAAGGAAAAGTCTCTTCTCCATCAGCACTACCATCGTCTGGTAAATGAGCCCAACCAGGTTAAAGCTCCTTCCTACCGGGTCCATCCAAAGCAGCGAGACAAACTGGATTCCAAGATTCCCAGGACCACCTTTGTCCACTATACTGCGGGCACTCAGTACCACCAGGCGTACCCAAAGAACTATCACTTCATCATCGATGTGGGCGACGTGTGCGAGAGCAGCTCGCCTTTCCTGGTGCTGATGGTCCCGGTGGAGCCCAACAACGTTGCGGCCCGAGACGCCATCCGCAGCACGTGGGGCAAGAAGAAAATAGTCCAGGGCAAGAAGGTCTTGACTCTTTTCATGCTGGGCCTAACTGAAGGTCCCGATGTGTGGCAGGAGAGCGAGCTGCATGGCGATCTGATCCAGAGTAACTTCAGGGACAGCTACTTCAACCTGACCATCAAGACCATGGTCATCATGGAGTGGCTAGCCACGCGCTGCCCTAGGGCCACCTACGGCATGAAAATCGACTCAGACATGTTTCTCAACGTGGACAACTTAGTGCTGATGCTGCAGAAGCCGAGCATCCCGCAAAACAACTACTTGACCGGGTGGCTCATGCGGAATCGACAGGTCGTTCGCTCAAAGAGCTCCAAGTGGTATGTCTCAGAGGAGATTTACCCGTATCCGAAATTCCCCCTTTACATTTTGGGCACGGGCTACGTGTTCTCCGGTGATCTCCCACGCAAGTTGGTGGAGATCTCCAGAAGTATCAAGCCCTTCAAAATTGAGGACGCTTATGTCGGAACGTGCATGAAGAAACTGGGAATAGCCATCACTTCGCCGCCTGATCCCTCCCAATTCCGAACCCGAAGCAACAAATTTGATCGATGCATGTACTCCAAGACCATCACCTCCGTCCTGGCATCCCCTGAGCAGCTGCTAAGTTTCTGGATGAAGCTCAAGATGACGCCTGGACTCCCTTGTTGA